A region of Haloplanus sp. XH21 DNA encodes the following proteins:
- a CDS encoding type IV pilin, with protein sequence MQLKNLLTDDRAVSPVIGVILMVAITVILAAVIGTFVLGLGDQVSENAPQASFSFEFSMGDNANASSVTIAHEGGATIENSTLSVTGDGTDNLTLDTSNWGGTVQAGDQITYNNVNTGETIRVIWTNPSGGSTNTIARATAPA encoded by the coding sequence ATGCAACTCAAAAATCTACTCACGGACGACCGGGCCGTCAGCCCGGTCATCGGTGTCATTCTGATGGTGGCGATTACCGTTATCCTCGCCGCCGTCATCGGCACCTTCGTCCTCGGACTCGGCGACCAGGTCAGTGAAAACGCACCGCAGGCGAGCTTCAGCTTCGAGTTCTCCATGGGCGATAATGCTAACGCTAGCAGCGTCACCATCGCCCACGAAGGCGGCGCAACCATCGAGAACTCCACGCTCAGCGTGACCGGAGACGGCACAGACAACCTGACACTCGATACATCCAACTGGGGTGGGACGGTCCAAGCGGGTGACCAGATCACCTACAACAACGTTAACACCGGTGAGACCATCCGCGTCATCTGGACCAACCCCTCGGGCGGCAGCACCAACACCATCGCTCGCGCGACTGCTCCGGCATAA
- a CDS encoding DUF5815 family protein, whose protein sequence is MTKPGVPGGETRTIDLPCGEDVRVTEFDLGMREFDCPCGDRHAVVMDVHPPERFLPEFLVEILQETVETTSEEMPEFDTPHLLGVVLEEFPAQVATADLSEDGDVGYALLWVTDFDARRLHEVIVELVVELMEHAVSHADDDAAIQEFEQRMLDFDVSAFVEQYREERNLEADDVYGSV, encoded by the coding sequence ATGACGAAACCGGGCGTCCCCGGCGGCGAGACGCGGACGATCGACCTCCCCTGTGGGGAGGACGTCCGCGTCACGGAGTTCGACCTGGGGATGCGGGAGTTCGACTGTCCGTGTGGCGACCGGCACGCAGTCGTGATGGACGTCCACCCGCCCGAGCGATTCCTGCCGGAGTTCCTCGTCGAGATTCTCCAGGAAACCGTCGAAACCACGAGCGAGGAGATGCCGGAGTTCGACACGCCGCATCTCCTGGGAGTCGTGTTAGAGGAGTTCCCCGCACAGGTGGCGACGGCGGATCTGAGCGAGGACGGCGACGTCGGCTACGCGCTCCTGTGGGTGACGGACTTCGACGCCCGTCGCCTCCACGAGGTCATCGTCGAACTCGTCGTGGAGTTGATGGAACACGCCGTGAGCCACGCCGACGACGACGCGGCGATCCAGGAGTTCGAACAGCGGATGCTCGATTTCGACGTGTCGGCGTTCGTCGAGCAGTACCGCGAGGAACGCAACCTCGAGGCCGACGACGTCTACGGGAGCGTCTGA
- a CDS encoding FAD-binding protein, which translates to MHEYDVIVVGAGGAGLRAAIAAQEAGADVAIVTKLHPVRSHTGAAEGGINAALREGDDWEMHAYDTMKGSDYLADAPAVEALCQESPEEAIQLEHWGMAFSRDDDGRVSQRPFGGLSFPRTTYAGAETGHHLLHTLYEQVVKRGIEVFDEWYVLNLAVTDEDQPADRTCHGVVAYETATGNVEAFTARDGVVLATGGLGQVYDHTTNAVANTGDGVAMAYRAGVPVEDMEMIQFHPTTLPSTGVLISEGVRGEGGILYNDEGERLMFERGYANNDGELASRDVVARAELTEINAGRGIEDEYVHLDMRHLGEERVLDRLENILHLAEDFEGVDGLEEPMPVKPGQHYAMGGIETDEFGQTCVDGLYAVGECACASVHGANRLGGNALPELTVFGKRTGRHVAGEDLGEPQIPVGKGPDAEPGDIDTSVDPGEPWNGDGTVADGGATEATEAVVERALERERERIDRLLERDEGTRHADIRAAVQRTMTDNVNVFREESALKEALADIHAARQRYRDVYVADPSSTYNTDLIQTIETRNLLDIAEMITLGALAREEFRGAHWRKEYQERRDDEWIKHTMVSWDDGSPDLWYKPVVLEGEAKTYEPKERSY; encoded by the coding sequence ATGCACGAATACGACGTCATCGTGGTCGGTGCGGGCGGCGCCGGCCTGCGCGCGGCCATCGCGGCACAGGAAGCGGGGGCCGACGTGGCCATCGTCACGAAACTCCATCCTGTCCGGAGTCACACCGGAGCGGCGGAGGGCGGCATCAACGCCGCGCTCCGCGAGGGCGACGACTGGGAGATGCACGCCTACGACACCATGAAGGGGTCGGACTATCTGGCCGACGCGCCGGCCGTCGAAGCCCTCTGTCAGGAGAGTCCGGAAGAGGCCATCCAGCTCGAACACTGGGGCATGGCCTTCTCCCGCGACGACGACGGCCGCGTCTCCCAGCGACCGTTCGGCGGTCTCTCGTTCCCCCGCACGACCTACGCGGGCGCCGAAACGGGTCATCACCTCCTGCACACGCTCTACGAGCAGGTGGTCAAACGAGGCATCGAGGTGTTCGACGAGTGGTACGTGCTGAACCTCGCGGTCACGGACGAGGACCAGCCCGCGGACCGAACCTGCCACGGCGTCGTCGCCTACGAGACGGCGACGGGGAACGTCGAGGCGTTCACCGCCCGGGACGGCGTCGTCCTCGCCACGGGCGGTCTGGGGCAGGTGTACGACCACACCACCAACGCGGTGGCGAACACGGGCGACGGCGTGGCGATGGCCTACCGCGCGGGTGTCCCCGTCGAGGACATGGAGATGATCCAGTTCCACCCGACGACGCTCCCCTCCACGGGCGTCCTCATCTCGGAGGGCGTCCGCGGCGAGGGCGGCATCCTCTACAACGACGAGGGCGAGCGGCTCATGTTCGAGCGTGGCTACGCGAACAACGACGGAGAACTCGCCTCGCGCGACGTGGTGGCGCGCGCGGAGCTGACCGAAATCAACGCCGGTCGAGGGATCGAAGACGAGTACGTCCACCTCGATATGCGTCACCTCGGCGAGGAACGGGTGCTCGACCGCCTCGAAAATATCCTCCATCTCGCGGAGGACTTCGAGGGCGTCGACGGCCTCGAAGAGCCGATGCCGGTCAAGCCCGGCCAGCATTACGCGATGGGCGGCATCGAAACCGACGAGTTCGGCCAGACCTGCGTCGACGGCCTGTACGCCGTCGGCGAGTGTGCCTGCGCGAGCGTCCACGGCGCCAACCGCCTGGGTGGGAACGCCCTTCCCGAACTCACGGTCTTTGGCAAACGAACCGGGCGCCACGTCGCCGGCGAGGACCTGGGTGAGCCCCAGATTCCGGTCGGCAAGGGGCCGGACGCCGAACCGGGCGACATCGACACGTCCGTCGACCCGGGCGAACCGTGGAACGGCGACGGCACCGTCGCCGACGGCGGGGCCACCGAAGCGACCGAGGCCGTCGTCGAGCGGGCGCTCGAACGCGAACGCGAGCGCATCGATCGCCTGCTCGAACGCGACGAGGGGACCCGCCACGCCGACATCCGGGCGGCGGTCCAGCGCACGATGACGGACAACGTCAACGTCTTCCGGGAGGAGAGCGCGCTGAAGGAGGCGCTGGCCGACATCCACGCCGCCCGGCAGCGGTACCGCGACGTCTACGTCGCCGACCCCTCCAGCACCTACAACACCGACCTGATCCAGACCATCGAAACGCGGAACCTGCTGGACATCGCGGAGATGATCACGCTCGGCGCGCTCGCCCGCGAGGAGTTCCGCGGCGCCCACTGGCGCAAGGAGTACCAGGAGCGCCGCGACGACGAGTGGATCAAACACACGATGGTCTCGTGGGACGACGGGTCTCCCGACCTCTGGTACAAGCCCGTCGTCCTCGAAGGCGAGGCGAAGACCTACGAGCCGAAAGAACGGAGTTACTGA